Proteins from one Cryptomeria japonica chromosome 4, Sugi_1.0, whole genome shotgun sequence genomic window:
- the LOC131074122 gene encoding putative disease resistance protein RGA4, with product MTTGLAIGLAKGVMGKLGEIAAEQALNEASLLLNFKNDFQWLEKQLSLICASLQSADQQSEHNEAVKKWLAEVRNIVFDAEDIIDECAVEHLYTCTSQSCVCNCSQWLFQYKMAKRIKELKERITSTTKEAEQLKLFHDVSNISQPSTSTSESERGAELRRGSILEKDAPAVAIDHKVDEILALLNPALGVVAVVGMGGLGKTFLLQHVFNRTRHRYDCSAWISVSQTCSLTKLQYDLASHIHLDIDNRVSDVRAAELIHEGLEGKRSLIVLDDVWRTSVEGNLISRLGLPTGLNNQCKIVVTTRSRDVAETMNAHIYEMQHLSVCDSWDLFCMFAFPNREGNRPPEQLEKLAHQIVEECGRLPLAIKTVAASMAKSSHKSDWEAKLRQLKKIEKIDGSIMQILKLSYDYLSPSLKSCFAYFSFFPEDTHISFSTFSYEKAIYQEYVIYLWIAEGFIPQDKDREQLDIGLDYLHQLENLCLLEVNRVLSCYTVHDLFLDLVVNICKEHECEFDLPFKETRCRRLVLARKSLDNNVISERPLLCQQFLRTLSFAQNPGITSIPRQLLDHVRALRVIDFSHTGISTLPKCVGKLKLLKVLNLSHTEIREVPDCVKRLKSLQFLDVSYCTSLQRVPDWIGELKSLSYLNVKCCGDLTSHMPKGISQLLSLRRLKSDYFVLSTEENRFLNIKDVGNLINLFEITFRLEDVRTLESVQDGFLDRLVKMRILAVMNAIPETEGDREESSLPAFPEKMKVMKDLQQLEIRGFSVSSWICGMENLTQLALKECSDYPSLQKMPNLQELYLRDDSKCRELPEEFGERGGFPKLVYLQIDVFPLLEELPALEEEAMQRLEGLVINNCPRMKKVPEGLERLRRLKRIVVLQASGELVERLKEGEEDYKKIKANNPNIVIEMN from the coding sequence ATGACAACTGGACTTGCTATTGGGCTTGCCAAAGGTGTGATGGGAAAGCTTGGCGAGATCGCAGCAGAGCAAGCATTGAATGAGGCATCTCTCCTCCTCAACTTCAAAAATGACTTTCAATGGTTGGAGAAGCAACTCAGCCTCATATGTGCTTCTCTACAATCTGCAGATCAGCAAAGTGAGCACAATGAAGCTGTGAAAAAATGGCTGGCGGAAGTGAGAAATATTGTTTTTGATGCAGAAGATATAATCGATGAGTGTGCCGTTGAGCATTTGTATACATGTACCAGTCAATCATGTGTGTGCAATTGCAGTCAATGGCTCTTTCAGTATAAGATGGCGAAGAGGATCAAAGAGCTCAAGGAGAGGATTACCTCTACCACTAAAGAGGCAGAGCAGCTCAAGCTTTTCCATGATGTGTCCAATATAAGTCAGCCCTCAACTAGTACATCCGAAAGTGAAAGAGGAGCAGAGCTGAGAAGAGGGAGTATCTTGGAGAAAGATGCACCTGCAGTGGCTATCGACCACAAGGTCGATGAAATTCTTGCATTGTTGAACCCTGCCTTGGGAGTCGTTGCCGTCGTGGGAATGGGTGGGCTGGGTAAAACATTCCTTCTCCAGCACGTCTTTAACAGAACAAGACATAGGTATGACTGTTCTGCCTGGATTTCTGTTTCACAGACTTGTTCTCTTACGAAATTGCAATATGATCTAGCTTCCCACATTCATTTAGATATAGACAATAGAGTAAGTGATGTGCGGGCAGCTGAATTGATACATGAGGGATTAGAGGGCAAAAGAAGTTTGATTGTTCTGGATGATGTGTGGAGGACTAGTGTAGAAGGCAACTTGATCTCCAGACTTGGGCTTCCTACTGGTCTGAATAACCAGTGTAAAATAGTGGTTaccactagaagtagagatgttgcTGAAACCATGAATGCCCACATCTATGAGATGCAACACCTCTCGGTGTGTGACAGTTGGGATCTCTTTTGCATGTTTGCCTTCCCAAATCGTGAGGGAAATAGGCCGCCTGAGCAGCTTGAGAAGTTGGCACATCAAATTGTAGAAGAATGTGGGAGGTTGCCGCTGGCCATAAAGACAGTTGCGGCATCCATGGCCAAGTCTTCCCACAAATCAGATTGGGAGGCAAAGTTGAGGCAGCTGAAAAAGATAGAAAAAATAGACGGCTCCATCATGCAGATTTTAAAGCTGAGTTATGACTATCTTTCTCCCTCTCTGAAATCCTGCTttgcttatttttctttctttccagaAGACACACATATTTCTTTTTCTACTTTTAGTTATGAGAAAGCTATATACCAGGAGTATGTGATATATTTATGGATAGCGGAAGGATTTATTCCGCAAGATAAAGACAGAGAGCAGTTGGATATTGGGCTAGATTATCTACATCAACTGGAAAATTTATGTTTGCTGGAAGTAAACAGAGTTTTAAGTTGCTACACTGTACATGACTTGTTTCTTGATTTGGTTGTAAATATATGTAAAGAGCATGAGTGTGAATTTGATCTTCCCTTCAAAGAAACAAGGTGCCGCAGGTTAGTTCTAGCTAGAAAGAGTTTAGATAATAATGTAATTTCAGAAAGGCCACTTCTTTGTCAGCAATTTCTACGCACACTATCATTTGCTCAAAATCCTGGCATTACAAGTATTCCACGTCAGTTGCTTGATCATGTGAGAGCACTCCGGGTAATTGACTTCAGCCACACTGGCATCTCCACATTGCCAAAATGTGTTGGGAAGTTGAAACTTCTTAAGGTTTTGAATTTGTCTCACACAGAGATCAGGGAGGTGCCAGATTGTGTAAAAAGACTTAAGAGTCTTCAGTTCCTTGATGTTTCCTATTGCACAAGTCTGCAACGTGTACCTGACTGGATAGGTGAGCTCAAATCTCTTTCCTATTTGAATGTAAAATGTTGCGGAGATCTTACTAGTCATATGCCCAAGGGAATATCACAGCTATTAAGTTTGAGGAGACTGAAATCAGATTACTTCGTACTGTCCACTGAAGAGAATAGATTCTTAAATATTAAAGATGTTGGCAACTTGATCAATCTCTTTGAAATAACCTTCAGATTAGAAGATGTACGGACATTGGAAAGTGTACAGGATGGTTTCCTTGACCGTCTAGTCAAGATGAGAATTCTAGCAGTAATGAATGCCATTCCTGAAACGGAGGGTGATAGAGAAGAATCCAGTCTTCCAGCATTCCCAGAGAAAATGAAGGTTATGAAAgatcttcaacaacttgaaatccGTGGTTTCTCTGTGTCAAGTTGGATATGTGGAATGGAAAATCTGACACAACTTGCCTTGAAGGAGTGCAGTGATTATCCATCACTCCAAAAGATGCCCAACTTACAAGAATTGTATTTGAGAGATGATTCGAAATGCAGAGAATTGCCAGAGGAGTTCGGAGAGAGAGGGGGATTTCCTAAGCTAGTTTATCTGCAGATTGATGTATTCCCTCTTTTAGAGGAGTTGCCCGCGTTGGAAGAGGAAGCGATGCAACGTCTGGAAGGACTAGTGATAAACAATTGTCCGCGGATGAAGAAAGTTCCAGAGGGATTGGAGCGGTTGAGGAGACTAAAGAGGATAGTTGTTCTTCAGGCAAGTGGTGAGTTAGTGGAGAGATTAAAGGAAGGCGAGGAAGATTACAAGAAAATCAAAGCTAATAATCCCAACATCGTGATAGAAATGAACTAG